cttttttcatttttctatatGCGGTAGACTGACtgcttttaacttctttaagaTCAACACCTGATTGATATAGAATCGCATTTGTTACCTTCTGTAAAACATTTGGTGATATATCACAGGCTGTAGCAGTAAGTGAAACATTACCAGCAAAAACATCTTTTGGAATTTTTGCAATTACTGTGTCTGGGTTTTCAGAGACTTCTATATGATACCAATCACCTGGCTCGAAATCAGATTCAATTGAAGAATCATCGCTTAGAATTGTGTCTATAAGTTCAACGTTGGGTACATCATCTCTTGAAATCTTAGGCTGTAAACGATTTTTCTTCCTGATGCTTTCTTTTGCCTAATTAACAGAAAAACtgtagttttagtttttaattttaaaattagtgaaaaaaagaattaacagaGCTTGAGAAAGAgctaaagtaattaattaaaagtattgaataccttttttctatatttaatatcCTCTGAACCAATAACAAACTTTCTTTCATTTTCCtgattttcaagaaattttagattttcaatcTTGTCTTTTAgtgatctttttttatctttactgaTTGTGTCTTTGAGATTAGAATTACCAgcccaaaaaagtttttttatttcaatctcAAACTTGTTTTGTTTAGCCAAATCACCACTATTTCccctttttgcattttttttcaagttggaATAGGACTtatgcaatttaaaaagttttttaactaaacttaaaTCAGTTAACACATCAAATCCAGCTTTAATCCAGGGTCTCTTGATTTTAGACAAAATACATTCACAACAACTCTCCGAAcatctagaaaatttttttttagggggACAAGCAATAATACTTGATATTGATACAGATCGACATTGTtggttatatattaaatgttgaaGTATATCCAAGCCTGTTGGAAGTTGTAtatctaaatagaaaaatttatattttataaataaaataaattttttagcaacTAATGACTCATTATAATtccaatattaataaaagtgtttataCCTGATATAGCTGGTTTTGcctcttttataataaaaagttcctTTTTCATTGACCTAAGTTGTGCTTCactcatttttaatgtttattgtaTGTACTAAtctgtatttattagaaaaattcaaagttttaaactaTCAGAATTTACAcgaaaatatatgtatataacattAGGCGtaacagaaaatatattttaaaaaataccaattttcatgattttcaaTATCACCTAACATAGATTTTTGAGAAGCAAGGAAAAaaccatatatttttaaacaaaaatattggcctatacttatataatatatatacttatatattatatatataaatatatatatatatatatatatatatatatatatatattatatatatatatatatatatatatatatatatatatatatatatatatatatatatatttatgtatttatatatatatatatatatatataggaaattGATAATTATTTGCAAGATTTTCATGATTCTTTCAGTAAGTATCCTTATTATCCAGACGTAAAAGAATCAATTATAACAAAAGTTGAAGCTCTTGGCATGGACACTGATCATGTTAACGAGATCCTTTAAGCTTAGAGAACTAGTAATTACCTTGTATAGACAATTATCaagataattacttttttaaggAGTGATtattcattaaagtttatatttaactcACTTTAACACAGAggagtataaaatattatattttacagaCGAATTATCCAGTTAATAACCTAAATTTGTTGCTACGTAAGGCGAGTATTTAATTAACTATAAGTTCTACATAGAACTACTTCCGCAGATTCTCTATAAACacaatacacaaataaattatacaaaccAATGTCAAGAACTATTTTTGATTATGATAGCTCTGATAGCGAAGAAATGTACCAAACTTCAGTGAaaggtatcaataatatatcaatgaattctaatattttgtataatgcTGGGAACTCTATTTTCTATAACAAGGATATTTTTCTAGagtataaaatacaaaaagcaGAAGCTGGTTATAAAAAAGTAGCTAGTTCTGCATTAGTAAATAAGTTCTTAACTAAGAAAGAATATACAGACGAAGATAAAAAGCCAGAATCTTTATATACAATACTGGACAAGTCATTAAACAAAAACCCAGAAACAAATAACGAtgatataaaaactattaatgaTACTTGGACTCTATACAAACAAATAGAAGAAAAACTCCCAGAAGGAGGATTAATCAACACTGAAAGTTTGAAGTGTTTTGGagtattgcaaaaatatatcaataaaaacacaCTCAACAATGTCAAAGATAAGGAAGCAATACAAGAAATAggaaaagtatttaatatactAAAGCAAAATGACAGTGTTCACATTACGaatactataaaattttttaaagatataaaatctatattagATGAAGAAATCATAGAAAATTTTCTCTCTTTAGTAAAGAAATACTCCAATGTATCATTATTAAATGGTGAAATAGCGAAAATTATCACTAATACTGAGGATACTATAGATGAGCAGTATATTAAGACTGTGTTTAAAATTACAGAAGTATGTAATAATCAGGCTCAAACTGTTATCAATGCtcaaaaattatacaaacaaaTAGAAGAAAAACTCCCAGAAGGAGGATTAATCATCACTGAAAATTTGAAGTGTTTTAAAGTGTTAAATTCTTGTGAGAATTGGTTAAATATATCTAACAAAGAGCAAATAAATATCTCTGATgcattcaatttttcaaaagaagagGTGCAAACATTTCTCAACTCTATCTCTGAGATCGAAGGCATCAAAGTAATAATTAGCAATTTAATTGatctaacaaaaaaaagctctagcatattaaatgataaaatcaCAAATCATGTTACATCAGAGAGACAAACCTTAGATTTTGATTTTGCTTTAGATATATTATGTAATGAGCATTTATACGATCTTTCCAGTAAACTTTCTGATTTTGATAGCatagttagtaaaaaaataaaagagttgCCATTTTTTAATACGTCAGTTAACGAAGAAATAAATGCTCAAGAGTTTTTAGCATCTAGTTTAACATATCAGAAGTTcctaaaaacaattactaaattTACTTTGCTAAGAACACATGGGGATGAGATAGATACTAATGTTCAGTATGGTGAAGCTCTGTACCAGAATAAAAGTTATTCCAAAACAATTAGCACTAAAAGTACATTATCTAAAGGCTTAAAAAGAACAGAAGAAGTATCTGCTCTTGgaaattattgcaatatttcaaaaatgttattacaaGCTCAACAGAAATTGGAATTAACTGATCAAGGGTTAATCAAAACttttcaagatattttaaaaggtcaaaatttatata
This genomic interval from Hydra vulgaris chromosome 01, alternate assembly HydraT2T_AEP contains the following:
- the LOC136074613 gene encoding uncharacterized protein LOC136074613; this translates as MSEAQLRSMKKELFIIKEAKPAISDIQLPTGLDILQHLIYNQQCRSVSISSIIACPPKKKFSRCSESCCECILSKIKRPWIKAGFDVLTDLSLVKKLFKLHKSYSNLKKNAKRGNSGDLAKQNKFEIEIKKLFWAGNSNLKDTISKDKKRSLKDKIENLKFLENQENERKFVIGSEDIKYRKKAKESIRKKNRLQPKISRDDVPNVELIDTILSDDSSIESDFEPGDWYHIEVSENPDTVIAKIPKDVFAGNVSLTATACDISPNVLQKVTNAILYQSGVDLKEVKSSQSTAYRKMKKENENMAKISKDDVKATIDASPYQCIIHFDGKTLFELNKGKMLKRDRMAVLVNINGETYLLRVPPLVKISS